One part of the Candidatus Zixiibacteriota bacterium genome encodes these proteins:
- a CDS encoding FG-GAP-like repeat-containing protein, with the protein MKSAKVIFMGYTILLSVFIILSCTAAECVASNRPYPYENDLIEIMFSPSIQARLRDGVPVDLKRDALVGMKNLLAQRAAVEWHRICDVPEERLDSIHARGEARSGKSLYNLNNIYRLKLHDEIEIWEFCQQLEELPEIMCARPVPKPMPPPTPPDYEPQQGYLNEAIYMAGLGARHAWELPGGTGSGVTICDLEYSWNYNHADISKSLNSQINSNIADPYSDDDHGTAVVGELVSDSNGWGTTGMCYDADLYNCGTYYGLPTPNWNVPGALAIAIDSLSAGDIILIEQQWDYDNIGGYIPIEWWTDYAPMGQSYNPVYVAIETAVANGIHVVEAGGNGGVDTDTIAWYGNSGGIIVGAGGAMVLAFNQRLLFSSYGSRFNLQGWGEYVITTGYGDLYAAEGKDYYYTSMFDGTSSASPTVAGAMACCVGYWKALGWDPALLSPDSLRDILTVTGTPQNTSVPGNIGPRPDLRRACSLIVEQEIDWADVTQSPLSNDSERGLGVAAGDYDNDGDIDFYVANTDASNNLFMNNGDGSFSDVTAPPLDDANSGVGVAWGDYDNDGDLDLYLANQNAANKLFRNNGSGSFSDVTSAPLDDAGMGMGVAWVDYDNDGNLDLFLVVYDGNDKLFQNIGGAFVDVTAPPLGDGGYAGGVASGDYDNDGDQDLYLTRASATSNILYRNDGGGDFTDVTPVVLAGAEMSIEAHWEDFDNDLDLDLYVVNNSDASKMFRNDGGGIFTDVTSSPIDDAGHSYAATCGDYDNDGDLDIYVADLWFMSRNRLYRNEGNFNFVDVTTGPIHYENDGSIASVWTDYDQDGDLDIFVTNNGSPGPNRLIRNRLNNGNSWLHINLIGTVSNKSGIGARVRIKAGGQSQIREITGSSGYCSFNTLTAEFGLAGNTQADSVIINWPSGIVQELGTYEVNQAITITEPDTTVILGDANGDGATNVGDAVYIINFVFKGGPAPDPVLSGDANCDGATNVGDAVYLINFVFKGGPAPCEKSYPTGTLTAFSNCKNLQKTSTASDNTPTNLDCIEYQYDGISTLSLSHINAGFNCCPEEMIININVENNIITIDETGVEGICSCNCLFDLDYEIRNLPQGEYTIIVSERFTFPEEELLEFTVNLSSSPMGSFCVTRNYYPWGY; encoded by the coding sequence ATGAAATCCGCAAAGGTGATTTTTATGGGATATACCATTCTACTGTCGGTGTTCATAATCCTGTCTTGCACGGCAGCAGAATGTGTGGCGTCGAATCGACCGTACCCGTATGAAAATGATTTGATTGAAATTATGTTTTCCCCCAGCATTCAGGCGCGTTTGAGAGATGGTGTTCCTGTAGATTTAAAGAGAGACGCTCTGGTGGGAATGAAAAATCTTCTTGCCCAACGCGCTGCTGTAGAATGGCATCGCATTTGTGATGTCCCTGAAGAACGGCTTGATTCAATTCATGCCAGGGGAGAGGCGCGTTCGGGGAAATCGCTGTATAATTTAAATAACATCTACCGTTTGAAGTTGCATGATGAGATTGAGATATGGGAGTTTTGTCAACAATTGGAGGAACTCCCCGAAATCATGTGCGCCCGTCCAGTTCCAAAACCAATGCCTCCGCCAACGCCGCCTGATTATGAACCGCAACAGGGATATCTTAACGAAGCCATATATATGGCCGGTCTTGGCGCGCGGCATGCCTGGGAGCTGCCGGGAGGAACTGGCAGCGGAGTTACTATCTGCGATTTGGAGTATAGCTGGAATTACAATCATGCCGATATTTCAAAATCTTTGAACTCCCAGATAAATTCAAATATCGCAGACCCTTATTCTGATGATGACCATGGCACGGCGGTGGTCGGTGAGCTGGTGTCTGACAGTAATGGCTGGGGCACAACAGGTATGTGTTATGATGCGGATTTGTATAACTGTGGAACGTATTACGGTTTGCCTACGCCCAACTGGAATGTACCCGGTGCGCTGGCGATTGCAATCGATAGCCTGTCGGCAGGAGACATTATCCTTATCGAGCAACAATGGGATTATGATAACATTGGAGGATATATTCCGATTGAATGGTGGACCGATTATGCTCCCATGGGACAATCCTACAACCCCGTATATGTGGCTATTGAAACGGCTGTTGCCAATGGGATTCATGTTGTTGAAGCAGGCGGTAATGGCGGCGTTGATACCGACACTATTGCTTGGTACGGCAATTCCGGAGGCATTATAGTCGGAGCCGGAGGTGCGATGGTACTTGCCTTTAATCAACGTTTGTTGTTTTCCAGCTATGGCTCGCGTTTTAATCTGCAGGGATGGGGCGAATACGTGATTACAACCGGATATGGCGATTTATATGCCGCTGAAGGAAAAGATTACTACTACACATCAATGTTTGACGGGACATCAAGCGCTTCTCCTACAGTAGCCGGCGCAATGGCATGCTGTGTGGGATATTGGAAGGCCCTGGGATGGGATCCGGCGCTGCTATCTCCGGACAGTCTGCGGGATATTTTAACTGTCACCGGTACCCCTCAGAATACATCCGTTCCCGGAAATATCGGTCCTCGACCCGATTTGCGGCGGGCCTGCTCGCTCATTGTGGAGCAGGAAATTGATTGGGCGGATGTGACTCAATCTCCTTTGAGTAATGATTCTGAACGCGGCTTAGGTGTGGCCGCCGGGGATTATGACAATGATGGCGATATAGATTTTTATGTCGCCAACACCGATGCTTCAAATAATTTGTTCATGAATAATGGTGACGGTTCATTTTCGGATGTCACGGCACCCCCCTTAGATGATGCCAATAGTGGAGTAGGCGTTGCCTGGGGTGATTATGACAACGATGGGGATTTGGATTTGTATTTGGCCAACCAAAATGCGGCCAATAAACTCTTCCGTAATAATGGCAGTGGCAGTTTTTCAGATGTGACCTCTGCTCCCCTAGACGATGCCGGTATGGGTATGGGTGTCGCCTGGGTTGACTATGATAATGATGGCAACCTGGATTTATTTTTGGTAGTTTACGATGGCAACGATAAACTCTTTCAAAATATTGGCGGTGCGTTTGTTGACGTTACTGCCCCGCCGTTGGGCGATGGCGGGTACGCAGGTGGCGTCGCCTCGGGTGATTATGATAATGACGGAGACCAGGATTTATATCTTACTCGCGCCAGTGCGACTTCTAACATTCTTTATCGTAACGATGGCGGAGGGGATTTCACCGACGTTACTCCGGTGGTTCTGGCCGGTGCCGAGATGAGTATTGAGGCACATTGGGAAGATTTTGATAATGATCTTGATCTGGATTTATACGTGGTAAATAACAGTGATGCCAGTAAAATGTTTCGTAACGATGGCGGAGGAATTTTTACTGACGTTACTTCCAGTCCCATAGATGATGCTGGACACAGTTATGCCGCCACTTGCGGCGATTATGACAATGACGGCGACCTGGATATATATGTGGCGGATTTATGGTTCATGTCCCGTAATAGGCTGTACCGCAATGAAGGCAATTTCAATTTTGTTGACGTTACAACCGGTCCCATTCACTATGAGAATGATGGCAGCATTGCCAGTGTTTGGACTGATTACGATCAGGATGGCGATTTGGATATTTTTGTAACAAACAATGGCTCGCCGGGTCCAAACAGACTTATCAGGAATAGGTTGAATAACGGCAATAGTTGGCTACATATAAATCTGATCGGCACGGTTTCCAACAAATCCGGCATCGGCGCCAGAGTACGGATAAAAGCCGGTGGGCAATCACAAATACGGGAAATTACCGGAAGCTCCGGTTATTGTTCATTTAATACTCTGACTGCGGAGTTTGGATTAGCAGGTAATACGCAGGCTGATTCAGTAATCATAAACTGGCCCTCCGGAATCGTCCAGGAGTTGGGCACGTATGAAGTGAATCAAGCAATCACGATTACGGAACCCGATACAACTGTAATCCTCGGCGATGCCAACGGCGACGGAGCGACAAATGTTGGCGACGCGGTTTATATCATCAATTTTGTGTTCAAGGGCGGCCCGGCTCCCGATCCTGTTTTATCTGGAGATGCTAATTGTGACGGAGCAACTAATGTTGGAGACGCGGTGTATCTGATTAATTTCGTTTTCAAAGGCGGTCCCGCTCCATGTGAGAAGAGTTATCCAACGGGTACATTGACGGCTTTCAGCAACTGCAAAAACCTTCAGAAAACATCAACAGCATCAGATAACACGCCTACAAATCTGGATTGCATTGAGTATCAATATGACGGAATTAGCACATTATCACTCAGCCATATCAACGCCGGATTTAACTGTTGCCCGGAAGAAATGATTATCAACATAAACGTTGAGAATAATATAATAACTATAGACGAGACAGGAGTTGAAGGAATTTGCAGTTGTAATTGTCTTTTTGACTTGGATTATGAAATCCGAAACCTACCTCAGGGTGAATATACAATAATCGTCAGCGAACGATTTACTTTTCCCGAGGAAGAGCTTTTAGAATTTACTGTAAATCTTTCTTCTTCGCCTATGGGGAGTTTCTGTGTAACAAGAAATTATTATCCTTGGGGATACTAA
- a CDS encoding C1 family peptidase, translated as MRIPFLLLGVPLFCMTLTLRADELQEIPTCDKSIIVQPSSSSAVSIGEYSVSSTPIPSVKDIDWIKDNLSTDGQKAGQFPSRYDWRENGLVFPVVSVGQCGSNDAFVVLEQLQSRMLLDGVSTYDFSENNVKECEWYGSSCTSLNDHRCTNFLSKFGAVMETCDPYVASDVACNSGCPYAATVMDWLRISRSTPHPTNALKDYIYAYGPIFAEFYSGYNDAWRTEFVNYDGSYTLYYSGTEAASHPVLIIGWDDDLTHAGGTGGWIVKNYWGDDWGGPCGYGTEPGYFTIAYGSANMGAWASCITDWQPYDHYGGVLSYDEGGWTNSWGYPSNPDSVTAWGMCKYVAPEAMTVTRVEFWTGDTTTDVDVYVYNNFDGTTLSGLLGSNLNSSFAEAGYHSVALDASFNIGQAEDIYAVIKVSNLNYPYPIVADRQGPAQPGGYTFLSSDPSVGWYDMSAGEAHDVAIRLRYQTGTCIDSDGDSYGDAGHPENECPTDNCPDYWNYDQADTDSDDVGNICDNCLIDYNPLQEDSDGDGAGDACDICPGYDDNLDSDLDGVPDGCDLCPGYDDTVNNDTDTIPDDCDNCPYDDNPNQADSDGDSRGDACDICPGYDDFIDDDYDGIPNGCDVCPGFNDNFDNDNDGVPNGCDLCPGFDDNLDDDNDGVPNDCDLCPGYDDNLDDDSDGVPNGCDVCPGYDDIINNDTDTIPDGCDNCPNDANPNQADFDEDDVGDLCDNCIEVFNPNQADQNDNGVGDACDYVCGDANGDRDTNVGDAVYIINHVFKGGPPPEPLIAGDANCDGDCNVGDAVYLISHVFKGGPIPCFDCP; from the coding sequence ATGAGAATTCCGTTTTTATTGCTGGGGGTCCCTCTGTTTTGCATGACACTAACATTACGGGCCGATGAACTACAGGAAATTCCTACTTGTGATAAATCAATAATAGTTCAACCTTCCTCTTCATCCGCAGTTTCGATTGGCGAGTACAGCGTTTCGAGTACCCCGATCCCTTCAGTCAAAGATATTGATTGGATAAAGGATAACCTTTCAACCGATGGTCAAAAAGCCGGACAATTTCCCTCGCGATACGATTGGCGGGAAAACGGACTGGTGTTTCCGGTCGTTAGTGTCGGCCAATGCGGTTCTAATGATGCCTTCGTAGTCCTGGAACAATTGCAATCCAGAATGCTTCTGGATGGTGTATCGACATATGATTTTTCCGAAAATAATGTCAAAGAGTGCGAATGGTACGGTTCAAGTTGCACTAGCTTAAACGATCATAGGTGCACGAATTTTCTCTCAAAATTTGGTGCGGTTATGGAAACTTGTGATCCCTATGTCGCTTCTGATGTTGCCTGTAATTCGGGTTGCCCATATGCCGCCACAGTTATGGACTGGCTGCGCATTTCGAGATCCACGCCCCATCCGACTAATGCTCTCAAGGACTATATTTATGCTTATGGACCGATATTCGCAGAATTTTACTCGGGATATAATGATGCCTGGCGAACGGAATTTGTCAACTATGACGGTTCGTACACTCTTTACTATTCCGGTACAGAGGCGGCTTCTCACCCGGTATTAATAATCGGTTGGGATGATGATCTTACTCATGCGGGTGGAACCGGCGGCTGGATAGTAAAAAATTACTGGGGTGATGACTGGGGCGGTCCCTGTGGATACGGAACCGAGCCGGGATATTTCACGATTGCCTATGGTTCGGCAAACATGGGAGCCTGGGCTTCTTGTATCACTGATTGGCAGCCCTATGATCATTATGGCGGTGTATTATCTTATGATGAAGGCGGTTGGACTAACAGCTGGGGATATCCTTCTAATCCGGATTCAGTGACCGCATGGGGCATGTGCAAATATGTCGCTCCGGAAGCGATGACAGTGACCCGGGTTGAATTCTGGACCGGCGATACTACTACCGATGTTGACGTTTATGTATATAATAATTTCGACGGAACGACGCTCAGCGGGTTGCTGGGGAGCAATCTTAATTCGAGTTTCGCGGAGGCGGGGTATCATTCCGTGGCTCTGGATGCATCTTTTAATATTGGCCAGGCAGAGGATATATATGCCGTAATCAAAGTTTCCAACCTGAACTATCCCTATCCAATAGTTGCCGATCGACAAGGGCCCGCCCAACCTGGAGGATATACATTTCTGAGTTCTGATCCATCAGTTGGCTGGTACGACATGAGTGCAGGTGAGGCACACGATGTCGCCATTCGGCTTCGCTATCAAACCGGTACCTGTATTGATAGTGATGGTGATAGTTACGGTGATGCCGGTCACCCGGAAAATGAATGCCCCACCGATAATTGTCCGGATTATTGGAATTATGACCAGGCAGATACAGATAGCGATGATGTAGGCAATATTTGTGACAACTGTCTTATTGATTACAATCCTCTTCAGGAGGACTCCGATGGCGACGGAGCAGGCGATGCCTGCGATATTTGTCCGGGCTACGATGACAATCTTGACAGTGACCTCGACGGTGTTCCCGATGGTTGTGATCTCTGTCCCGGATACGACGACACGGTCAACAACGATACTGATACGATCCCTGATGATTGTGATAATTGCCCCTATGATGATAATCCGAACCAGGCTGATTCTGACGGTGACAGCAGGGGCGATGCCTGCGATATATGTCCGGGTTATGATGACTTTATTGATGATGACTATGATGGGATTCCTAACGGTTGTGATGTCTGCCCCGGGTTCAACGACAATTTTGACAATGACAATGACGGGGTTCCCAATGGCTGTGATCTATGTCCCGGATTCGACGACAATCTTGACGATGACAACGACGGGGTTCCCAATGACTGTGATCTCTGCCCCGGGTACGACGACAATCTTGACGATGACAGCGACGGGGTTCCCAATGGCTGTGATGTCTGCCCCGGGTACGACGACATTATCAATAACGATACCGATACGATCCCGGATGGTTGCGATAATTGTCCCAATGATGCTAACCCAAATCAAGCCGATTTCGACGAGGACGATGTTGGTGACCTATGCGATAATTGTATTGAGGTTTTCAATCCCAACCAGGCCGATCAAAATGATAATGGAGT